CTTGGGGTTGATAATCAGTTTTTTGTCTACAAAAGATCCTACACTGTCCTGCCCCACTGATTTAAAAGTCGGCATCTGAAAAACTTGCATAACAGAACTATAGGTATTATCTGTATTTTGATAACTGGTATCCAAATCAAAAGTTATCTTATCTGTCAGTTCACTTTTATAATTTAATGAATATACATCCCTATCCACTTCTGATCTACTTGGAGAGGTCCACGGTTCCCCCTCTTTTTCTCCCGATTGCTTTCTATCATCATTTAGCTCTTGTCTGGTCAGGGAGTTACTCACTTTCCTATCTTCTTCCATCCTTGAATATTTTAGTGTTAATTTATTTTTATCGTTCAAGCTGTAGTTTAGCGCTCCTTCAAAGTATTTTTTATCATAACCGCTGTCATCTCTATAACCATCACCAGATTTATCATTATAGTTTAGCTGTACCGCTAATTTTTCTGTTAATTTTTGTCCTAAATTCATGTTAAATTCATGGGCATTATCACTTCCCACTCTGGCTCCTACACTGTTATATACCTTACCTGCTTCTATCTTAGTGATTATATTTACTACTCCTCCCACAGTTCCATCTCCATAGAGTACACTTCCTCCTCCTGGTAGGACTTCGATCCTTTCTATATTTTCTACCGGTATATTATCTAGGGGTAAGATCCCCATACTCGTATCCAATGGATTTATGTTTACGCCATCTACCAACACCTGTACATTGGCTTTAGATTTATTTGTTCCCTGCCCCCTTAAATCTATTGAAGTTCCGAATACATCTGAATTTACAGTTATCCCGGGAACTTTTTTTAATACTTCTGTTATCTCAGAATAGTTTTTCCCTTCTAGATCATCATTTGAAATTACAGTTAAATTCTTTGTTGTATTTCTAACTGTAGTTTCATACCCTGTTGTAGATACCACACTCTCTTCTAACCTCACTGAACTTTCCTTTACCTCGGTATCTTCATAAAATTCTCCTTCACTTGCATAAGATGTTGCAGCCAATAATAAACTTAATAATAATAATTTTGTTTTCATCCTTCTCCTTTTTAATTCGTAAAAACTATATTTTGTATTTCAAACTATCATGTTTTAATTTAAGGGAGATCTCTCTCCCTTAGGTTTTTATACGTTAATTTTTCAAGGTTTTTAATTTCAACAGATGATAGGTCACTCCTGCCAAAACTACCAGTAAAAATATCCTTCCATGAACATTTGAAATCTTCATAAAAGAAAAGAGAATCCCTCCCCAAAGAGTCCCCAGAGATATTATTTTTTCCCTTCTCTTCAACCCTTTTTTTTCTGAATAGTTATATATATACTCCCCTAAAATTTTATTTCCCATAAGCTTTCTATGAAATTTTTCCGATGATTTAGAAAATAAAGATGCCGATAAAAGTAAAAATGGTGTGGTCGGTAATAGAGGTAAAAATATTCCCAGGGTCCCCAAGAGTAGAGATAAAAATCCTCCACCTATCATCAGATACCTTCTCATGCTAAACCTTCCTCTTATTTCCGTATAGAGTATTAGCTAAATGACTAAGTATATCCTTAGAGATATTATTTCCCCAAAAGATCCCTTCGTTTGTTAAACTAAAGTTCTCTCCCTCATCGTTCATATATCCAAGTGCGATATAATCCTTCATCTTTTCGCCATATATATTCATCTCTTTTTCACTTAAAATATCAATAAGAGCCTCTTTTTTTACCTTGGGAAACTGCATTAATCCTGAAACCATATCAAATTTTCTATGTTCCTCGGTCTTTACACTATAAACTGATCCATTCTTAGCCATTCTAAAGACACCTACATTACCGATATTTCCTCCAGCACCTACCCCAATAGGGAATGTGTCCCCGCCAGCATTTCTAACTTTAATATATTTATATAGATCTCCGCCTTTTTTAGCTATCTTAGTCAGCTCTAACTGATAGTATTCTCCAGTTTTCATAAGTTCATCTGAAAATGCATTAGCCAACTCCTTCTCTCTTTCGAGAGACTTACTTAGTTCTACTCTACCTTTTTCTATATCTTCAGATAAAACCGATCCGTCATGAACCATCAGTGAATAGTAACTTGAACTTCCCAGTCCTAACTCTCTGGTAATTTTTGCATCCTCTACAACATCTTCCTTACTTTGGTTTGGGTAGTTATAGATAATATCGATACAAACTTCTCCATTGAAGTATTCTTTTAATTCCTCAAGTCTTTTTATTACTTCTTCTTTACCATAGGTCCTGTTATAAAATTCCCTTCCAACTTCACTAAAAGACTGAATCCCAACACTGAGCCTATTGACTCCATATTTCATCATTACGTCTAATTTTTCCTTGTTCAAATTATGAAGTGTTGTTTCAAATGTGAATTCATATCCATCTTTCAATCTCACATTTTCCTCTATGCTCTTTAGGATTATCTCCAATTGATTTGGTTTATAGACTGTTGGAGTTCCTCCTCCAAAGAAGATTACCTCGAATTCACTTTCCTTCATATATCTAGTGGATCCATATTTTCTAAACTCATCAGCTATATAGTTTGCATATTCATCTAAACTACCCTTTAATTGCTCTCTATTCAAGTTACAGAATGAGCAAATCTTATCGCAGTATGGTGTATGAACATAGATTGACTTTGGAATATCTCTTGTCTCACCATCTAAATATTCTATAAATCCATCATCATCTAGACTTTTCTTTTCAAAAAAATCATCTAGGATAGCACTGGAATTATGATGGGATTTTAGCCTTACCTCAAATGGTGACATGGTCTTTTCCTTGTTTTTTGGTGCTCCCATCATTGTTTTCATCATTTTTCTTAGTTTTGGATTTTTAGCTACCTCCCCCATTAGAGCCATCATGCCTTTTTTTTCTATTGTTTTTTCTAACTTTCTATACTCTTCATCCCCTAATGCATTATGGAGAGCTTCTCTCATTTTTGGATTCAAACATATCACTTCCTCTCAGTTTCTATATCGATGCTCAAGGCACCTTTTTCTTTAGCTATGGACATTATATCTACCACATCGCCATAATCTATCTCTCTATCAGCTACTATTCCTACTTTCTTCTCTTTGGATCTTTCAATAACACTCTGGAGTTCCGTCCCCAGATTTTCTAAGTTCACATCCTCTATGGCAGATCTTCCCAGTATATCTGTTTTTAATTTTATTTCCTTACCTTTCCCTACGAGGATAGATATCTCATCTATATCTTTTGCACTTTCTTTAATAGAACTGGATTTAGGCAATTCGATCTCCAGTCCTCCCATATCATTAAATGTTGTAGCAACCATAAAGAATATTAAAAGTAAAAATACCACATCTATAAGAGGTGTCAAATCAGGAACAACTTGTCTTTTTTTCCCATTAGAAAACTTTTTTAGACTCATTTCTGCACCTCTGCTTTCTCAAGAAATTGATAAATTCAACAGCATTTTTTTCCATATTATGGAGGATCTCTTCTATTTTTTTACTATAAAAATTATGAAAAATAAGTGCCGGTATAGCTACCCCCAGCCCTGTGGCTGTAGTAATTAGTGCCTGGGATATTCCTTTGGCAATAATTGTCGGGTCTCCAGTTCCGTGAGTTGAGATTGCCATAAATGCCTGGATCATCCCGGTAACAGTACCAAATAACCCCACCAGTGGTGTCACATGGGCAGCGATTCCCAATATCCACATATTTTTTTCTAATTTAGGCATCTCACGAAGTGCTGATTCCCTTGCTTTTTCTTCCAGAAATTCATAGTTACATCCACGAATACTGCAGCTTTCATACTCGTTTATTATCTCTTTTATAACTACTGCACTACTATTTTTAAACCCATTGCAAACTGCTATAGCTTTATCCTTTTGGCCATCAATCATATACCTCTCCAGATGATTCAATAAAACTGCACCGCTATGTCTCTCATTTTTTAAAAAATAAATCCCTCTCTCTAGAATAACCCCAAATCCGATAATGGATAAAAACATTATCCCATATACAATAATACCTCCGTTTTCCAATATGTGCTTCAACATCTCTCTCCTCCTAAATATTAATATAAAGTTTTGAGCCTAAAACCTTAATAAAAATCTTTCTTTCAGTTTCTTTTTTTCTTTACTTTGAAAATCAAAGCATTGGATACGATTATAGTTAAAAAGACAAAAAATGTCAATATTTTTATTTTAAATTTACCAATTATAAGTTTTTCTAAAATTTTGATTGCATAATCTTGTTCAGCGTGTTATAAACTAGTGAGCCTAATTTATATTAATTCTTATATTCACATCATATTTTTTTATTGTTTAAATTTAATATTTAGATGGGAAATATATTTTAATACCTTATTAAAAACTTATTCTCGAAGTATAAAACTTTGGAGGTTTTTATGAGGTATTTTTTATTTTCTCTGGTGCTGCATATTATAATAGTTGTTTTTGCTTTAGAAACAATGAAAGATCCATTGGAGTTCAAGCAGGTTGGGGATCCTAAAGTTTCATTTACTATGATAGGAGCCAGTGAAAAAATCAGCGGTTCATCCCAGGATTTTGTCTTAAAAAAGCAGGCTCCCCAGCAGGAGAAAAAGATTCAAAAAAATATGACAAAACAAATAAAAGAGGAGGTTAAACCTGAAAAAAAGAAAATTATAAAAAAAGAAGTGACTAAAAGTAAAAAAAAGAAGTTAGAAACAAAAAATAAAGTAGTAGATAAAATTGAAAAGATGGAAAAAAATTCTAAATCAGATAATATTCAAAAAGAAAATAATGAACTTTCTTTGGATTCAGCAACAGAAACAAAAATACAACAAGATAACCAGACCACAGATCAAAACTCTCCAGAGAAAGAGATAATAAACGGTTTTGTAAAATTAGCTGACGGGAGTGTTGCCGCTAAAAATCAGGGTGTCAAAGGTTTGAGCTATGGTTTTTTATCTCAGCCTGAACCAAACTACCCGGAGATTGCCAGAAAAATGGGATTTAACAGTGATATAACCATTAAAGTCAGATTTTTAATCGGTTATGACGGTCGTGTGGAGGAGATTAAATTTTATGATGATATAGAAAAATTTGGATTTCGAAATGAAGTAAATAAAGCTTTAAATCAATGGAGATCTACACCTATAACAGTTAATGGTGATAAAGTTAAATTATATTTCTATAAAAAATTTAAATTTGAAAAAATCAGATAGCTATATATAAATTATGAACTAAACAAAATATAAATTAATATGAGTATATTACGGAGGTAACAATGAAAACATTAATCGCTTATTCAAGTAAAACAGGAAATACCAGAAGAGTCGGAGAAGCTATTTTAAAGGCTTTTCCCCAGGGAGAAATTAAAGACATTAAAGATATAGATAATCTTGACTATGATCTTATTATTGTAGGGACATGGATAGACAAGGGAACCGCAGATGCAAAGGCTCTTAAATTTATAGAAACTATAAAAGAGAAAAGAACAGCTTATTTCTTTACATTAGGAGCTTTCCCAAATTCTAACCATGCAAATGACTGCATAAAAAATATAGATAAATTGTTCCTGGATAACAAAAATACCCTCATTGGAAACTTCCACTGTCAGGGTGCAATTGATCCAAAATTAATTTCTTGGATGTCAGAACTGCCGGCTGAACATCCACATTCACCTAATAAAGAAAGGGTTGAAAGATGGGAAGAGGCCGCTAAACATCCAGATAAAAAAGATTTTGAAAATGCCTATAACTACTTTAAAAACTTAGTATAATTTTAAAGATTTAGAATCAATTAACACAATACAAAGTGAGGAAGGGTATTTAAATACTCTTCCTCACTTCATATATCAACTTTTATGTATAGGCATTAGAGTTTAAAAAACTATCAAAAGAATATTATCACTCTAT
This sequence is a window from Psychrilyobacter atlanticus DSM 19335. Protein-coding genes within it:
- a CDS encoding YbaN family protein, whose product is MRRYLMIGGGFLSLLLGTLGIFLPLLPTTPFLLLSASLFSKSSEKFHRKLMGNKILGEYIYNYSEKKGLKRREKIISLGTLWGGILFSFMKISNVHGRIFLLVVLAGVTYHLLKLKTLKN
- a CDS encoding coproporphyrinogen-III oxidase family protein, with amino-acid sequence MNPKMREALHNALGDEEYRKLEKTIEKKGMMALMGEVAKNPKLRKMMKTMMGAPKNKEKTMSPFEVRLKSHHNSSAILDDFFEKKSLDDDGFIEYLDGETRDIPKSIYVHTPYCDKICSFCNLNREQLKGSLDEYANYIADEFRKYGSTRYMKESEFEVIFFGGGTPTVYKPNQLEIILKSIEENVRLKDGYEFTFETTLHNLNKEKLDVMMKYGVNRLSVGIQSFSEVGREFYNRTYGKEEVIKRLEELKEYFNGEVCIDIIYNYPNQSKEDVVEDAKITRELGLGSSSYYSLMVHDGSVLSEDIEKGRVELSKSLEREKELANAFSDELMKTGEYYQLELTKIAKKGGDLYKYIKVRNAGGDTFPIGVGAGGNIGNVGVFRMAKNGSVYSVKTEEHRKFDMVSGLMQFPKVKKEALIDILSEKEMNIYGEKMKDYIALGYMNDEGENFSLTNEGIFWGNNISKDILSHLANTLYGNKRKV
- a CDS encoding ExbD/TolR family protein — protein: MSLKKFSNGKKRQVVPDLTPLIDVVFLLLIFFMVATTFNDMGGLEIELPKSSSIKESAKDIDEISILVGKGKEIKLKTDILGRSAIEDVNLENLGTELQSVIERSKEKKVGIVADREIDYGDVVDIMSIAKEKGALSIDIETERK
- a CDS encoding MotA/TolQ/ExbB proton channel family protein; its protein translation is MLKHILENGGIIVYGIMFLSIIGFGVILERGIYFLKNERHSGAVLLNHLERYMIDGQKDKAIAVCNGFKNSSAVVIKEIINEYESCSIRGCNYEFLEEKARESALREMPKLEKNMWILGIAAHVTPLVGLFGTVTGMIQAFMAISTHGTGDPTIIAKGISQALITTATGLGVAIPALIFHNFYSKKIEEILHNMEKNAVEFINFLRKQRCRNESKKVF
- a CDS encoding energy transducer TonB, with product MRYFLFSLVLHIIIVVFALETMKDPLEFKQVGDPKVSFTMIGASEKISGSSQDFVLKKQAPQQEKKIQKNMTKQIKEEVKPEKKKIIKKEVTKSKKKKLETKNKVVDKIEKMEKNSKSDNIQKENNELSLDSATETKIQQDNQTTDQNSPEKEIINGFVKLADGSVAAKNQGVKGLSYGFLSQPEPNYPEIARKMGFNSDITIKVRFLIGYDGRVEEIKFYDDIEKFGFRNEVNKALNQWRSTPITVNGDKVKLYFYKKFKFEKIR
- a CDS encoding flavodoxin family protein codes for the protein MKTLIAYSSKTGNTRRVGEAILKAFPQGEIKDIKDIDNLDYDLIIVGTWIDKGTADAKALKFIETIKEKRTAYFFTLGAFPNSNHANDCIKNIDKLFLDNKNTLIGNFHCQGAIDPKLISWMSELPAEHPHSPNKERVERWEEAAKHPDKKDFENAYNYFKNLV